A genomic region of Runella rosea contains the following coding sequences:
- a CDS encoding ferredoxin--NADP reductase: protein MKYYHLKVKEVIKETEEAVTIAFWHPLSEMIKYKPGQFLTLLVTVDGQKVRRSYSMSSSPHTDTAPAVTVKRVPGGLVSNWLIDHVKVDDFIEVIEPMGHFMVEPDTRNARTVVLIGAGSGITPLMSIAKSLLKIESESRVILLYGNRDESSIIFKAQLAEMSQQFGARFVLKYTLSQPVNGWEGHEGRLNRPHILKLLEEVEDFVPTAAEYYLCGPEGMMAEAKEALSLLKVADEKVHKESFGTAHTVGEVVEQDDDGSLKPQEITVLYEGSEYKFMVEPHQTILEAALELDIDLPYSCQAGMCTACMGKCTSGKVHLDEDDGLTKSELAAGYILTCVAHPLSKDVVVEIE from the coding sequence ATGAAGTATTATCATCTAAAAGTAAAAGAAGTCATAAAAGAAACGGAAGAAGCCGTTACGATTGCGTTTTGGCATCCGTTGAGTGAAATGATTAAGTATAAGCCAGGGCAGTTTCTGACCTTGTTGGTGACCGTCGACGGGCAGAAAGTACGGCGTTCTTACTCTATGAGTAGCTCGCCCCACACCGACACGGCCCCCGCCGTAACGGTCAAAAGAGTACCGGGTGGTTTGGTGTCTAACTGGCTCATCGACCACGTAAAAGTCGACGATTTCATTGAAGTGATAGAACCCATGGGGCATTTTATGGTCGAGCCAGATACCCGCAACGCCCGCACCGTGGTGCTGATAGGCGCGGGGAGTGGTATTACGCCGTTGATGTCGATTGCTAAGTCGCTTTTAAAAATAGAATCCGAAAGTCGCGTAATACTCTTGTACGGCAACCGCGATGAATCTTCGATTATCTTCAAGGCGCAACTAGCCGAAATGTCGCAGCAGTTTGGTGCTCGGTTTGTGTTAAAATATACCCTCAGTCAGCCAGTAAATGGTTGGGAAGGTCATGAAGGGAGATTGAACCGTCCGCATATTTTGAAGTTGTTGGAAGAAGTGGAAGACTTTGTTCCCACCGCAGCGGAGTATTATCTTTGTGGTCCAGAGGGGATGATGGCGGAAGCAAAAGAAGCGTTGTCGTTGTTGAAAGTGGCGGACGAAAAAGTTCATAAAGAAAGTTTCGGAACTGCTCATACGGTAGGGGAGGTAGTAGAGCAAGATGATGACGGTAGCCTCAAACCGCAGGAAATCACCGTTTTGTACGAAGGCAGTGAGTATAAATTTATGGTAGAGCCTCACCAAACGATTCTGGAAGCGGCGCTGGAATTGGACATTGATTTGCCTTATTCGTGTCAGGCGGGTATGTGTACGGCCTGCATGGGTAAATGCACCTCGGGTAAGGTGCACTTAGACGAGGACGACGGCCTGACCAAGTCGGAGCTAGCGGCGGGATATATTCTTACCTGCGTGGCGCATCCGTTGTCGAAGGATGTGGTGGTTGAAATCGAGTAA
- a CDS encoding site-specific DNA-methyltransferase, translating into MPETTQSTTPNHSLIEGDNLHALTVLNYTHAGTIDVIYIDPPYNTGNKDFKYNDRFIDREDGYRHSKWLSFMEKRLRLAKNLLKDSGVIFISIDDNEQAQLKLLCDEIFGEENFVANVSVINNLKGRSDEKYIATAHESLLIYKKTNFETLGLPAPEDYIEEYKLTDALGKYRLLGLRKRGDNSLREDRPNLFYPIYYNISTNQWSLDKENFRDPIEIIPKLSDGSEGNWRWGKDTLLKRKDEIVIQKVKKRNEYDVFQKDYLHKSNDELKRVKPKSFWTGTEFSSDAGTKSLKEVISDVNFRSPKPIGLIKCCLSQASQKSAKVLDFFAGSGTTLHAVMALNAEDGGSRECILVTNNENNICEEVTYERNKRVIQGYPNAKGEPVAGLSGNNLRYYQTGYVGREKTLANKRALMALATEMLCLKEGVYEEENLQGMGEITGLGVRVFQENSKAFMVVYDEEAIDQAVEIIQSALSSFEKIKVYVFATGSYPYTDDFEEVLDRIELCALPDAIYRAYQRLLPKEDKNTIV; encoded by the coding sequence ATTCCAGAAACAACCCAAAGCACTACGCCCAACCACTCCCTCATTGAAGGCGACAACCTCCACGCCCTCACCGTACTCAACTACACCCACGCGGGCACGATTGACGTAATTTACATTGACCCGCCCTACAACACCGGCAACAAAGACTTTAAGTACAACGACCGATTTATTGACCGCGAAGACGGCTACCGCCACTCTAAGTGGCTCTCCTTCATGGAGAAACGCCTGCGCCTGGCCAAAAACCTCCTCAAAGACTCGGGCGTTATTTTTATCTCCATCGACGACAACGAACAAGCCCAACTCAAACTACTCTGCGATGAGATTTTTGGGGAAGAGAATTTTGTGGCAAATGTGAGTGTGATTAATAATTTAAAAGGCAGAAGCGACGAAAAATATATAGCTACTGCTCACGAAAGTCTTTTAATTTATAAAAAAACCAACTTTGAAACACTCGGATTACCAGCTCCAGAGGATTATATTGAAGAATATAAATTAACAGATGCTTTAGGGAAATATAGGTTGTTAGGATTGAGAAAACGTGGTGATAACTCTTTGAGAGAAGACAGGCCAAATTTATTTTATCCAATCTACTACAACATTTCAACAAATCAATGGAGCTTAGATAAAGAAAACTTTAGGGACCCAATAGAGATAATTCCTAAATTATCGGATGGAAGCGAAGGAAATTGGCGATGGGGAAAAGATACCTTGTTAAAAAGAAAGGATGAAATAGTCATTCAAAAAGTTAAAAAGAGAAACGAATATGATGTTTTTCAAAAAGATTATTTGCATAAGTCTAACGATGAATTAAAGAGGGTAAAACCTAAATCCTTCTGGACTGGTACAGAATTCTCCTCTGATGCCGGTACAAAATCTTTAAAAGAAGTGATCTCTGATGTTAATTTTAGAAGTCCTAAGCCAATCGGTCTAATTAAATGCTGTCTCTCACAGGCTTCTCAAAAATCCGCCAAAGTCCTTGATTTCTTCGCCGGCAGCGGCACTACGCTGCACGCCGTGATGGCGCTCAACGCCGAAGATGGGGGGAGTCGGGAGTGTATTTTGGTCACCAACAACGAAAACAACATCTGCGAGGAAGTCACCTACGAGCGCAACAAGCGCGTGATACAGGGCTACCCCAATGCCAAAGGCGAACCCGTGGCGGGGCTGAGCGGCAACAATCTGCGGTATTATCAAACGGGTTATGTGGGGCGGGAAAAAACCCTCGCCAACAAGCGCGCACTCATGGCCCTCGCCACCGAGATGCTGTGCCTCAAAGAAGGCGTGTATGAAGAAGAAAATCTGCAAGGTATGGGAGAGATTACAGGTTTGGGCGTGCGGGTATTTCAAGAAAACAGTAAAGCATTTATGGTGGTCTATGATGAAGAAGCCATTGACCAGGCCGTCGAAATCATTCAGTCAGCCCTGTCAAGTTTTGAAAAAATCAAAGTATATGTTTTTGCCACGGGCAGCTACCCCTACACCGATGATTTTGAAGAAGTACTGGACCGCATCGAACTCTGCGCCCTGCCAGATGCCATTTATCGGGCCTATCAGCGCCTATTGCCCAAAGAAGATAAAAACACCATTGTATGA
- a CDS encoding DEAD/DEAH box helicase → MIHLKSYQEKAVKGLLENILEQLGTPGRRKKLVFKAPTGSGKTVTTAAFLARLVETLPQQTVIRRTQAAFIWLAPFKLHEQSFRAFQSFFAETRLLRPIKFEDVQDGRLQPNDVLFVNWESVNKDSNRYIREDERDQTLHRYVQRAIGDDTEVIIILDEAHLFASKGKRATELLDKLQAKIELDVSATPEFSSDYQTIIKRKEVVEAEMIKRHVLLNPDIEAHTGLTAQEGLLDEALQKRAALRDAYTALGIDINPLLLIQLPNDRAELSQEDQKIRDTVVNRLGIEHNISTQNGRLAVWLSDAKDKINLDGIEAPNAHVDVLLFKQAVSLGWDCPRAAILLIFRELKRETFTIQTVGRILRMPEQKHYPNEMLNVGYVYTDLSKDMIKVVADDMDYIVQQRALRKSPYEVLQLEAHRILNIRPERNRLGSKFKRIFLQTCEETYEISPAQHAEEYENNLQQLEKRLIRTNVRELEVHLPKDVELSGDIESKQVEKTLDVAKTAGELRPMFIRFCAQNTGNYAPADSTDVLSGALLTMGEVYFGFSAGSGEFKTMKLILFEENKDKFVALIDKALDRYAKFMEQQAAQKERKPEAYAWDVPVERIYNEYYEEQKSETHILTPLFVEKNASNPEVHFIEFLERHAEVIEWWYKNGVKTQNDFAVSYRNYKNQWSAFYVDFVIKLKNGTVALFDTKTLNSEPDFVAKHNALHQYIQDKRDQGKKMIGGVIVPEKKGDVRLWKYCENRIDNAHDTTGWVTLDLITL, encoded by the coding sequence ATGATTCACCTCAAAAGCTATCAGGAAAAAGCCGTTAAAGGGCTATTAGAAAATATATTGGAACAATTGGGCACGCCAGGCCGCCGCAAAAAACTGGTCTTTAAAGCTCCCACCGGCTCGGGAAAAACCGTCACCACGGCGGCTTTTTTGGCGCGGTTGGTCGAAACCCTGCCGCAGCAAACGGTCATTCGTCGCACCCAAGCGGCTTTTATTTGGCTGGCCCCGTTCAAGTTGCACGAGCAGAGTTTTCGGGCCTTTCAGTCGTTTTTTGCCGAAACGCGCCTGCTGCGCCCCATCAAATTTGAAGACGTACAGGACGGTCGCCTCCAACCCAACGACGTCCTGTTTGTCAATTGGGAATCGGTCAATAAAGACTCCAATCGGTACATCCGCGAGGATGAGCGCGACCAAACGCTGCATCGCTACGTACAGCGAGCTATCGGCGACGACACCGAGGTCATCATCATTCTCGACGAAGCGCACCTGTTTGCGTCTAAAGGCAAGCGCGCCACGGAGTTGTTGGACAAATTGCAGGCCAAAATAGAACTGGACGTATCGGCCACGCCCGAGTTTTCGTCAGACTACCAAACCATCATCAAGCGCAAAGAAGTAGTAGAAGCTGAGATGATTAAGCGGCATGTATTGCTGAACCCTGACATAGAAGCCCACACGGGTCTGACCGCGCAGGAAGGGTTGCTTGATGAAGCCCTCCAAAAGCGCGCTGCCTTGCGCGATGCCTACACCGCGTTGGGAATAGACATCAACCCATTGCTTCTGATTCAGCTCCCCAACGACCGCGCCGAACTCAGTCAGGAGGACCAAAAAATACGCGATACTGTGGTGAATCGGCTTGGCATAGAGCACAACATCAGCACCCAAAACGGACGACTGGCAGTGTGGCTTTCTGACGCCAAAGACAAAATCAATCTGGACGGAATCGAAGCCCCCAACGCCCATGTGGATGTATTGCTTTTCAAACAGGCCGTATCATTGGGCTGGGATTGCCCACGCGCCGCAATACTGCTGATTTTCAGAGAGTTGAAACGGGAAACTTTTACCATTCAGACCGTGGGGCGTATTCTTCGAATGCCAGAGCAAAAGCATTATCCTAACGAAATGCTGAACGTAGGCTACGTATATACCGATCTTTCCAAAGACATGATTAAGGTGGTGGCCGACGACATGGACTACATCGTACAGCAACGCGCCTTGCGCAAATCGCCCTATGAGGTGTTGCAGTTGGAAGCGCATCGCATACTGAACATTCGGCCCGAGCGCAATCGGTTGGGGAGCAAGTTTAAACGTATTTTTTTGCAAACCTGCGAAGAAACCTACGAAATCAGCCCCGCTCAACATGCTGAAGAGTACGAGAACAATTTACAGCAACTGGAAAAAAGGCTCATTCGGACCAACGTACGCGAGTTGGAAGTACACCTGCCCAAAGACGTAGAACTCTCTGGTGATATTGAGAGCAAACAGGTAGAAAAAACCTTGGATGTAGCCAAAACCGCCGGGGAATTGCGCCCGATGTTCATTCGTTTTTGCGCTCAAAACACGGGCAACTACGCCCCCGCCGACTCAACGGATGTCCTTTCGGGGGCTTTGCTGACAATGGGAGAAGTTTATTTTGGATTTTCGGCAGGGAGTGGAGAGTTCAAAACCATGAAATTGATTTTGTTTGAAGAAAACAAAGACAAGTTTGTGGCATTGATAGACAAAGCATTGGACAGGTACGCCAAATTTATGGAACAACAAGCCGCCCAAAAAGAGCGTAAACCCGAGGCTTATGCGTGGGATGTACCCGTGGAGCGGATTTACAACGAATACTACGAAGAACAAAAAAGCGAAACGCACATTTTGACGCCCCTTTTTGTGGAGAAAAACGCAAGCAATCCCGAAGTTCACTTTATAGAATTTCTCGAACGCCATGCCGAAGTGATCGAGTGGTGGTACAAAAACGGCGTCAAAACCCAAAATGACTTTGCGGTAAGTTACCGAAATTATAAAAATCAATGGAGTGCTTTTTACGTGGATTTTGTCATCAAACTTAAAAATGGTACGGTAGCATTGTTTGACACAAAAACCCTGAACTCTGAACCTGATTTTGTGGCCAAACACAACGCCCTCCACCAATATATACAGGACAAACGAGACCAAGGGAAGAAAATGATTGGCGGTGTGATTGTTCCTGAAAAGAAAGGCGACGTTCGGCTTTGGAAATACTGCGAAAACCGTATTGACAACGCCCACGACACCACTGGCTGGGTAACTTTGGATTTAATCACCCTGTAA